A window of Phycobacter azelaicus contains these coding sequences:
- a CDS encoding DMT family transporter has protein sequence MLQAVIIMFIAMSMIPAGDLCGKLLTSSGLATPGFVAWSRFAIGAVLVLPFAPRGCLQLLKDWRIWLRASFITGGILSIQTALQTEAIADVFAAFFIGPVISYVLSVTLLRESTTPLRALLMGAGFCGVLLVVRPGFGGSANLMYAVLAGCFYGCFLTASRWLAHVGKPVELSFTQLLLSALFLLPLGLANLPEATLSTTALTFGSAAFSMLGNLLLLYAYSRAEASRLAPTVYFQLIAAVALGWAVFGQLPDLLTWAGLLVVISAGIASASLRR, from the coding sequence ATGTTGCAAGCAGTCATTATCATGTTCATCGCCATGTCAATGATCCCGGCCGGCGACTTATGCGGGAAACTCTTGACAAGCAGCGGCTTGGCCACACCGGGTTTCGTTGCATGGTCCCGGTTTGCCATCGGCGCAGTGCTGGTGCTGCCCTTTGCCCCAAGAGGCTGCCTGCAGCTCTTGAAGGATTGGCGGATCTGGCTGCGCGCCAGTTTTATCACCGGCGGAATCCTGTCGATCCAGACCGCGCTGCAGACCGAGGCCATCGCCGATGTCTTTGCCGCCTTCTTCATCGGACCGGTGATCAGCTACGTGCTGTCGGTCACCCTGCTGCGCGAAAGCACCACCCCCTTGCGCGCGCTGTTGATGGGCGCGGGCTTCTGCGGCGTGCTTCTGGTGGTGCGACCCGGCTTTGGCGGCTCGGCCAATCTGATGTACGCGGTTCTGGCCGGCTGTTTTTACGGCTGCTTTCTCACTGCCTCCCGCTGGCTCGCACATGTGGGGAAACCGGTCGAGCTGAGCTTTACGCAATTGCTGCTCAGCGCGCTGTTCCTGCTGCCGCTTGGACTTGCGAACCTGCCCGAGGCGACGCTGTCCACCACGGCACTCACCTTCGGCAGTGCCGCCTTTTCGATGCTGGGTAATCTGCTACTGCTCTATGCCTATAGCCGGGCCGAAGCCTCGCGCCTGGCGCCCACCGTCTATTTCCAGCTGATCGCAGCCGTCGCCCTGGGCTGGGCCGTCTTCGGACAGTTGCCGGATCTTCTGACCTGGGCGGGGCTATTGGTGGTGATCAGTGCAGGCATCGCCTCGGCCAGCCTACGCCGCTGA
- the ettA gene encoding energy-dependent translational throttle protein EttA: MAAYQYVYHMQGVSKTYPGGKKCFENIHLSFLPGVKIGVVGVNGAGKSTLLRIMAGIDKDFTGEAWAAEGAKVGYLPQEPQLDESLTVRENVMLGVAEKKEILDRYNELAMNYSDETAEEMAKLQDEIDAQNLWDLDSQIDVSMEALRCPPDDADVKTLSGGEKRRVALCKLLLEAPDMLLLDEPTNHLDAETIAWLQQHLIDYKGTILCVTHDRYFLDDITSWILELDRGSGIPYEGNYSSWLEQKAKRLEQEAREDKSKQKTLERELEWMRQGQKARQAKSKARIAAYNEMANQSEREKVGRAQIVIPNGPRLGSKVIEVNGLSKHYGDKQLIENLSFSLPPGGIVGVIGPNGAGKSTLFKMLTGQEQPDEGSVEYGDTVKLSYVDQSRDDLNDGDTVWEAISGGAEIIELGDAQVNSRAYCSSFNFKGGDQQKKLNLLSGGERNRVHMARLLKEGGNVLLLDEPTNDLDVETLRALEDALVDFAGCAVVISHDRFFLDRICTHILAFEGDAHVEWFEGNFEDYEEDKKRRLGADALEPKRLKHKKFVR, encoded by the coding sequence ATGGCCGCCTATCAGTACGTCTACCACATGCAGGGTGTCTCCAAGACCTACCCCGGTGGCAAGAAATGCTTTGAAAACATCCACCTGTCCTTCCTGCCCGGCGTGAAGATCGGTGTCGTCGGCGTCAACGGCGCCGGTAAGTCGACCCTTTTGCGCATCATGGCCGGGATCGACAAGGATTTCACCGGCGAGGCCTGGGCCGCAGAAGGCGCAAAAGTGGGCTACCTGCCGCAGGAGCCGCAGCTGGACGAAAGCCTCACCGTGCGTGAAAACGTCATGCTCGGTGTCGCGGAAAAGAAAGAGATTCTAGACCGTTACAACGAATTGGCGATGAATTACTCGGACGAGACAGCCGAGGAAATGGCCAAGCTGCAGGACGAGATCGACGCCCAGAACCTCTGGGATCTGGACAGCCAGATCGATGTCTCGATGGAGGCGCTGCGCTGCCCGCCGGACGATGCAGACGTAAAGACCCTCTCGGGTGGTGAAAAGCGCCGCGTGGCGCTCTGCAAGCTGCTGCTTGAGGCGCCTGACATGCTGCTGCTCGACGAACCGACCAACCACCTCGATGCCGAAACCATCGCCTGGCTGCAGCAGCATCTGATTGATTACAAAGGCACAATCCTTTGCGTGACTCACGACCGTTACTTCCTTGACGATATCACCAGTTGGATCCTTGAACTGGATCGTGGCTCGGGCATCCCGTACGAGGGCAACTATTCCAGCTGGTTGGAGCAGAAGGCCAAACGGCTGGAGCAGGAAGCCCGCGAGGACAAGTCCAAGCAGAAAACGCTGGAGCGCGAACTGGAATGGATGCGTCAGGGTCAAAAGGCCCGCCAGGCCAAATCCAAGGCCCGTATCGCCGCCTATAACGAGATGGCAAACCAGTCCGAACGCGAAAAGGTCGGTCGCGCCCAGATCGTGATCCCGAACGGTCCGCGCCTGGGGTCGAAGGTGATCGAGGTCAATGGCCTCAGCAAACACTATGGCGACAAGCAGTTGATCGAAAACCTTTCTTTCTCGCTGCCGCCCGGTGGTATCGTCGGCGTAATCGGCCCCAACGGCGCAGGTAAATCGACCCTGTTCAAGATGCTGACCGGTCAGGAACAGCCCGATGAAGGCAGCGTCGAATACGGCGACACGGTGAAACTGTCTTATGTCGACCAGTCGCGCGATGATCTGAACGATGGTGACACCGTCTGGGAGGCGATCTCTGGCGGCGCCGAGATCATCGAACTGGGCGATGCACAGGTCAACTCCCGCGCCTATTGTTCCTCCTTCAACTTCAAGGGCGGCGATCAGCAGAAAAAGCTGAATCTCCTGTCAGGCGGTGAGCGCAACCGCGTCCACATGGCGCGCCTGCTGAAAGAAGGCGGCAACGTGCTGCTTCTGGACGAGCCGACCAACGATCTGGACGTGGAAACCCTGCGCGCGCTGGAAGACGCGCTGGTGGATTTCGCGGGCTGCGCGGTGGTCATCTCGCACGACCGTTTCTTCCTTGACCGGATCTGTACCCACATCCTAGCCTTTGAGGGCGACGCCCATGTAGAGTGGTTCGAGGGCAACTTTGAAGACTATGAGGAAGACAAGAAACGTCGCCTCGGCGCAGACGCACTGGAACCGAAGCGCCTGAAACATAAGAAATTTGTGAGATAG
- a CDS encoding cold-shock protein, with translation MATGTVKWFNTTKGYGFIAPDAGGKDVFVHISAVERSGLTGLADNQKVSYELQPGRDGRESAVDLQLL, from the coding sequence ATGGCCACAGGCACCGTCAAATGGTTCAACACAACCAAAGGCTATGGCTTTATTGCCCCCGATGCGGGCGGGAAAGACGTATTTGTTCACATTTCCGCAGTTGAGCGGTCCGGCCTGACCGGCCTCGCCGACAACCAAAAAGTGTCCTACGAACTGCAACCGGGCCGCGATGGCCGCGAGTCGGCAGTAGACCTGCAACTGCTCTGA
- a CDS encoding nicotinate-nucleotide adenylyltransferase: MTCGYPYLRPGMSVGLLGGSFDPPHRGHVEISLAALKRFGLDRMLWLVTPGNPLKSRTPATLERRMQAAREMMRHPRIGISDIEARLGTRYTAETLRHLRARYPGVRFVWLMGADNLTHFHRWKDWREILETVPVGVLARPGDRISARLSPAARIYGQYRLKSTESHLLARADAPAWCFLNVPMVEASSTEIRARGDWSAA, translated from the coding sequence ATGACATGCGGTTATCCATATCTGCGTCCCGGCATGAGCGTGGGGCTGCTGGGCGGCTCTTTTGATCCGCCGCACCGGGGGCATGTTGAGATCAGCCTGGCGGCGCTGAAACGGTTCGGGCTGGATCGGATGCTCTGGCTGGTCACCCCCGGCAATCCGCTGAAATCGCGCACCCCGGCGACGCTGGAGCGGCGGATGCAGGCGGCGCGGGAGATGATGCGGCATCCGCGGATCGGGATCAGCGATATCGAGGCGCGCCTGGGCACGCGCTATACGGCGGAAACCCTGCGGCATTTGCGGGCGCGCTATCCCGGCGTGCGCTTTGTCTGGCTGATGGGGGCGGATAACCTCACCCATTTTCACCGCTGGAAGGATTGGCGCGAAATCCTTGAGACGGTGCCGGTGGGGGTCTTGGCGCGCCCCGGCGATCGCATCTCGGCGCGGCTGTCGCCTGCGGCACGGATCTATGGGCAGTATCGGCTGAAAAGCACTGAAAGCCATCTTCTGGCGCGGGCAGATGCGCCAGCCTGGTGTTTCCTCAACGTGCCCATGGTCGAGGCCAGCTCGACCGAGATCCGCGCGCGTGGCGACTGGTCAGCGGCGTAG
- a CDS encoding L,D-transpeptidase produces the protein MISRRLFLATSAAAAALPGVGAAKADFDPTPQMVRIRKEFEPGQILVLPRSYYLYYVTEPRKAMRYGVGVGRAGLEFTGQAVIGAKKEWPTWRPTQEMIERSPRTYARFAGNKYIQPGGPDNPLGARALYLFQNGVDTYYRIHGTNQPDTIGHSVSNGCIRLRNEHVEDLYDRVPLGTVVTVL, from the coding sequence ATGATTTCACGCCGCCTGTTTTTGGCGACATCCGCTGCAGCAGCCGCTCTTCCCGGTGTTGGCGCTGCCAAGGCAGACTTCGACCCGACCCCGCAAATGGTTCGGATCCGCAAGGAATTCGAGCCGGGGCAGATCCTTGTCCTGCCGCGCTCTTATTATCTTTACTACGTCACCGAGCCGCGCAAGGCGATGCGCTATGGCGTGGGTGTCGGGCGAGCGGGGCTTGAGTTCACCGGGCAAGCCGTGATCGGAGCCAAGAAGGAATGGCCCACTTGGCGCCCGACGCAAGAGATGATCGAGCGCAGCCCGCGCACCTATGCTCGTTTTGCCGGGAACAAGTACATCCAGCCAGGCGGGCCGGACAACCCCCTGGGCGCGCGGGCGCTTTATCTGTTCCAAAACGGAGTAGACACCTACTACCGCATCCATGGCACCAACCAGCCCGATACCATCGGACATTCAGTGTCAAACGGCTGCATTCGACTGCGAAACGAACATGTGGAAGATCTCTACGACCGAGTGCCCTTGGGCACGGTCGTGACGGTTCTTTAG
- the dacB gene encoding D-alanyl-D-alanine carboxypeptidase/D-alanyl-D-alanine endopeptidase, whose product MFSRRHFLRAGLAALAGSSASLVSANAPAVSLRPVARTAAMRGGAVADLDALLAGSGLKGKIACAVANVETGKSLEAEGGEVALPPASVAKALTALYALDVLGAEHRFSTQVLADGDLRGGILHGDLILAGGGDPTLNTDHLALLARSLKEAGVREVRGDFKVWDGALASLSTIDPGQPDHVGYSPAISGIALNFNRVHFQWKRASKGWSISMDARTEKYRPEVSMARMTVKNRALPVYTYADEGDVDSWSVASQALGQGGSRWLPVRHPGHYAGDVFRTMARAQGIVLRKAKVTGRMPQARLLAHHQSPPLRVMLKAMLKYSNNLMAEMIGMSATAALSGRPASLKTSAAQMTAWAARTYGVKNSRLVDHSGLGDASRMTPNDMVAVLIAAHRQGQLKTLLKPFRMRDSNGRVMKAHPIKVVAKTGTLNFVSGLGGFLTATDGTELAFAIFAADSKARARIKRADRERPPGARSWNRRAKVLQQKLIERWGQIYGS is encoded by the coding sequence ATGTTCTCACGACGACATTTCCTACGGGCCGGTTTGGCGGCGTTGGCAGGGTCCTCTGCCTCACTTGTTTCGGCAAATGCGCCCGCAGTCTCTCTGCGCCCCGTTGCGCGGACGGCAGCCATGCGGGGCGGCGCTGTAGCGGATCTGGATGCACTGCTTGCGGGATCGGGTCTGAAAGGCAAGATCGCTTGTGCGGTTGCAAATGTGGAAACAGGCAAGAGCCTTGAGGCCGAGGGCGGTGAGGTTGCACTGCCACCGGCCAGCGTGGCCAAGGCTCTGACGGCTCTTTATGCGCTGGATGTGCTGGGTGCCGAGCACAGATTTTCAACTCAGGTTCTTGCCGATGGAGATCTGCGCGGCGGAATTCTGCACGGAGATCTGATCCTCGCTGGCGGTGGGGATCCGACGCTGAACACCGATCACCTTGCACTACTGGCGCGGTCCTTGAAAGAGGCTGGCGTGCGTGAGGTGCGCGGCGATTTCAAGGTTTGGGATGGCGCACTTGCCAGCCTTTCGACGATTGATCCGGGCCAGCCGGACCATGTGGGATACAGCCCGGCGATTTCTGGAATTGCGCTGAACTTCAACCGAGTTCACTTCCAGTGGAAGCGTGCCTCAAAGGGCTGGTCCATCAGCATGGACGCTCGCACAGAAAAGTACCGCCCCGAAGTCAGCATGGCGAGGATGACGGTCAAGAACCGCGCGCTTCCGGTTTATACATATGCCGACGAGGGGGACGTGGATAGCTGGAGTGTCGCCAGTCAGGCTCTTGGGCAGGGCGGCTCACGCTGGCTGCCGGTGCGCCATCCGGGCCACTATGCGGGCGATGTGTTTCGCACCATGGCGCGGGCGCAGGGGATCGTGCTACGCAAGGCCAAGGTCACGGGCAGGATGCCGCAGGCTCGGCTCTTGGCGCATCATCAAAGCCCGCCCTTGCGCGTGATGCTAAAAGCGATGCTGAAATATTCCAACAATCTGATGGCTGAAATGATCGGTATGTCTGCTACGGCGGCCCTAAGCGGGCGCCCCGCATCGCTGAAGACATCAGCTGCGCAGATGACGGCTTGGGCGGCACGGACCTATGGAGTAAAGAACAGTCGTCTGGTGGATCATTCCGGCCTTGGAGATGCCTCCCGCATGACTCCGAACGATATGGTTGCGGTTCTCATTGCCGCACATCGGCAAGGGCAGCTCAAAACTCTGCTCAAACCTTTCCGCATGCGAGACAGCAATGGGCGGGTCATGAAAGCTCACCCGATCAAGGTCGTGGCGAAGACAGGTACGCTCAATTTTGTGTCCGGGCTTGGTGGTTTTCTGACGGCCACGGATGGTACCGAACTGGCCTTTGCGATCTTCGCAGCGGACAGCAAGGCGCGGGCACGAATCAAGCGCGCGGATCGCGAGCGCCCGCCGGGCGCGCGCAGCTGGAACCGACGCGCCAAAGTGCTTCAGCAAAAACTGATCGAACGCTGGGGACAGATCTACGGCAGTTGA
- the trxC gene encoding thioredoxin TrxC, translated as MGAKKLTCLSCGQLNRVPDEKLTAGAKCGTCGEGLLPKAPRDIDPAILQKAAKNDDLPLIVDFWAPWCGPCRMMAPEFSKASGKLQGQARLVKLNTQDHQSTGARYQIRGIPTIVAFERGQETRRQSGALRENQIVGWVKSSA; from the coding sequence ATGGGCGCGAAAAAACTGACTTGCCTGTCCTGCGGCCAACTGAACCGGGTGCCGGATGAAAAGCTAACAGCAGGCGCCAAATGCGGAACCTGTGGTGAGGGGCTGCTACCCAAGGCGCCAAGAGACATTGACCCTGCCATCCTCCAGAAGGCGGCAAAGAACGATGATCTTCCATTGATTGTCGATTTTTGGGCGCCGTGGTGCGGCCCCTGCCGGATGATGGCGCCCGAATTCTCAAAGGCCTCTGGGAAACTGCAAGGTCAGGCGCGTCTGGTGAAACTCAACACACAAGATCACCAGTCAACTGGCGCGCGCTACCAGATTCGCGGAATCCCGACCATAGTCGCCTTCGAACGCGGACAAGAAACAAGGCGCCAGTCGGGTGCCTTGCGGGAAAATCAGATCGTGGGATGGGTAAAAAGCTCTGCCTGA
- a CDS encoding LysR family transcriptional regulator translates to MLELRDLQLLTSLARHQHFAKAAEDCGMSQPAFSMRIRNLEDRLGFSIVRRGNRFLGFTGEGELLVTRGRGLLEEAKALEQELAAARGQLTGTLDLGVVPTAASFAARLVTRLRQAHPHVLARINVMSSTAIQQRLLEGAIDAGLTYRDSIEQSLVVREPLYEERYVLLAAPALVGENDGDITWSEAAQLPLGLLDQSMQNRRILDWIFAEQDLKPTVVMESNGFMSSIVMAREGQLATILPEALVEALGPLEGTCTFRLVAPDQSRPICLATMQRQADLSTVRALRGVVDGFMR, encoded by the coding sequence ATGCTGGAACTAAGAGATCTACAACTGCTGACGTCGCTCGCCCGACATCAGCACTTTGCCAAGGCCGCCGAAGACTGCGGCATGTCGCAACCGGCGTTTTCGATGCGTATTCGAAACCTTGAGGACCGTTTGGGGTTCTCCATTGTGCGTCGAGGGAACCGCTTTCTGGGGTTCACCGGCGAAGGAGAGCTCCTTGTGACCCGCGGTCGCGGTTTGCTGGAGGAGGCTAAGGCTCTTGAGCAGGAGCTCGCTGCCGCACGCGGTCAGTTGACCGGGACTTTGGATCTTGGGGTGGTTCCGACCGCCGCCAGTTTCGCGGCAAGACTTGTGACCCGGCTGCGCCAGGCTCACCCGCATGTCCTGGCACGCATCAACGTGATGTCTTCTACCGCGATCCAGCAACGTTTGCTGGAAGGCGCCATCGATGCCGGTTTGACCTATCGGGATTCAATCGAGCAGAGCCTGGTCGTGCGGGAGCCGCTCTATGAGGAGCGATATGTCTTGCTGGCCGCGCCAGCTCTTGTTGGCGAAAACGATGGTGACATCACCTGGTCCGAAGCCGCGCAATTGCCGCTGGGGCTTCTGGATCAATCCATGCAGAACCGGCGCATCCTCGATTGGATCTTTGCTGAACAAGACCTGAAGCCTACGGTTGTCATGGAATCGAACGGCTTCATGTCGTCCATCGTGATGGCGCGCGAGGGGCAGTTGGCCACCATTCTCCCAGAGGCGCTGGTTGAGGCTTTGGGACCTCTCGAGGGGACTTGCACGTTTAGGCTTGTCGCGCCGGACCAGTCACGACCGATTTGCCTTGCGACCATGCAGCGACAGGCTGACCTGAGTACGGTGCGCGCGCTGCGAGGGGTGGTTGACGGTTTCATGCGATAA
- a CDS encoding methyl-accepting chemotaxis protein → MKVRLPTISLFKGMSVFMKCCLLIAVTTLVVAGSLTYKNDATFRAAVEKGVQTLGNGVTITVAARSGGAIRFGDSERLAADIQKIIDLSEGRALSGIAVNKDGKVVATAGEISEADLATLAELALASAQSGQTEVSPDGYFVAAPAAAGADGSVIVGSVAMIWSPDVAFAEAAFDELMSLVFAVAAFVIMCTLSVFALRSILSRPLNDVTHSIDVIADGDYDTEVNQLHRKDEIGKIAKTLDHLKDQLSAARDIEEQNKAAQASQKKVVESLNVALQSLSDGDLTNKLDTPFAPEYESLRQNYNTAVAKMVGIIDAVIENSSRIRDNSEEISQSSSDLSQRTESQAATLEETAAAMEELTVSVRSAADGAKEVESIVSEAKSTAEQSGKVVTDAVNAMSEIESSSEQISQIISVIDDISFQTNLLALNAGVEAARAGEAGRGFAVVASEVRALAQRSSDAAQEIKGLIAESTQHVNKGVDLVGKAGDELKKIIDRVGTISGHISEIAGGAREQSTTLAEINTGVTQLDQVTQHNAAMVEEATAAAQILRNDANELSRQVSVFNTGGGRTNVASISAKPAPAAHPPMGSEDDDFFADDAPTKAAVGWEDF, encoded by the coding sequence ATGAAAGTCCGTCTACCCACGATATCCTTGTTCAAAGGCATGTCGGTGTTCATGAAATGCTGCCTGCTGATTGCAGTCACCACACTCGTGGTGGCTGGATCGCTGACCTACAAAAACGACGCAACCTTCCGGGCCGCTGTCGAAAAAGGTGTTCAAACGCTAGGCAACGGCGTCACCATCACAGTGGCAGCCCGCAGCGGTGGCGCGATCCGGTTCGGTGACTCTGAACGGCTCGCCGCTGACATCCAGAAGATCATCGATCTGTCCGAGGGCCGCGCCCTTTCAGGCATTGCAGTGAACAAGGACGGCAAGGTGGTTGCCACAGCAGGTGAGATCAGCGAAGCTGACCTTGCCACGCTGGCAGAACTGGCTCTCGCTTCGGCGCAGTCTGGACAGACCGAGGTTTCACCAGATGGCTACTTCGTCGCGGCCCCGGCTGCCGCTGGCGCGGACGGCTCGGTCATCGTCGGATCGGTCGCCATGATCTGGTCGCCAGATGTTGCTTTTGCAGAGGCTGCATTTGACGAACTGATGTCTCTGGTCTTCGCGGTGGCTGCCTTCGTCATCATGTGCACCCTTTCGGTCTTTGCACTCCGCTCGATCCTGTCGCGCCCGCTCAATGACGTGACCCACTCCATCGATGTCATCGCGGATGGCGACTATGACACCGAGGTAAACCAGTTGCATCGAAAGGATGAGATCGGAAAAATTGCCAAGACGCTAGACCATCTCAAGGACCAGCTTTCCGCCGCGCGCGACATCGAAGAGCAGAACAAGGCTGCTCAAGCCAGCCAGAAAAAGGTTGTTGAAAGCCTCAATGTCGCCCTGCAAAGCCTGTCTGACGGCGATCTGACCAACAAACTCGACACGCCTTTTGCGCCGGAATACGAAAGCCTGCGCCAGAACTACAACACGGCGGTAGCGAAAATGGTCGGCATTATCGACGCCGTGATTGAGAACTCGTCCCGTATCCGTGATAATTCGGAAGAGATCAGCCAGTCCTCCAGCGACCTGTCTCAGCGCACCGAAAGCCAGGCAGCGACTCTTGAGGAGACGGCTGCAGCAATGGAAGAGCTCACCGTCAGTGTCCGCTCTGCAGCCGATGGCGCCAAGGAAGTCGAAAGCATCGTTTCCGAAGCAAAATCCACCGCCGAGCAAAGCGGCAAGGTCGTGACCGACGCCGTGAATGCCATGTCGGAAATCGAAAGCTCCTCGGAGCAGATTTCGCAGATCATCTCGGTCATCGACGACATCTCTTTCCAGACCAACCTCTTGGCGCTGAACGCCGGTGTCGAAGCGGCCCGTGCAGGCGAAGCAGGGCGCGGTTTCGCGGTCGTAGCTTCGGAAGTACGTGCCCTTGCACAGCGCTCGTCCGATGCCGCTCAGGAGATCAAAGGGTTGATCGCAGAAAGTACCCAGCACGTTAACAAGGGCGTTGATCTTGTCGGCAAGGCCGGGGACGAGTTGAAGAAGATTATCGACCGCGTCGGCACCATTTCCGGCCACATATCTGAGATCGCTGGCGGCGCACGTGAGCAGTCGACCACCCTGGCCGAGATCAACACCGGTGTGACGCAGCTGGACCAGGTGACCCAACACAACGCTGCCATGGTTGAAGAAGCCACGGCTGCGGCCCAGATCCTGCGCAACGATGCGAACGAGCTGTCACGTCAGGTATCGGTGTTCAACACGGGCGGTGGGCGCACGAATGTGGCCAGCATTTCGGCGAAACCGGCACCTGCCGCGCACCCGCCAATGGGCAGCGAGGATGACGACTTCTTCGCAGACGACGCCCCCACCAAGGCCGCCGTCGGTTGGGAAGACTTTTGA
- a CDS encoding arylesterase, whose amino-acid sequence MRKVWAGIGVSISVTLAAVSPAWSDPVRITALGDSLVQGYGLHQEDGFVPQLEAWLQENGAEVEIANAGVSGDTSAGGAARIDWTLADDPDGLIVLLGGNDLLRGLSASEMKSNLSKILDAAQENGVEVLLIGMKAPNNYGPDYRAAFDAVYPALAKEYGALLHPDAFAGISKEVGGDPAEAQQFMQDDDIHPNPEGVRLNVAALGPLALELVERAKD is encoded by the coding sequence ATGCGCAAGGTATGGGCGGGAATTGGAGTTTCGATCAGCGTGACTTTGGCTGCGGTTTCGCCAGCCTGGTCAGATCCTGTGCGGATTACGGCACTGGGCGATAGCCTGGTGCAGGGGTATGGTTTGCATCAGGAAGATGGTTTTGTGCCACAGCTTGAGGCCTGGCTGCAGGAAAATGGCGCTGAAGTGGAGATCGCCAATGCCGGCGTTTCGGGGGACACAAGCGCAGGGGGCGCAGCGCGAATTGACTGGACACTGGCCGATGACCCGGACGGGTTGATCGTGCTTCTGGGTGGGAACGACCTGCTGCGTGGCCTTTCGGCGTCAGAGATGAAATCGAACCTGTCCAAGATTCTTGACGCGGCGCAGGAAAACGGCGTTGAGGTGCTGCTGATCGGTATGAAGGCACCCAACAACTACGGGCCCGATTATCGGGCGGCCTTTGATGCGGTCTATCCCGCTTTGGCCAAAGAATACGGAGCGCTCTTGCACCCCGATGCCTTTGCCGGGATTTCAAAGGAGGTCGGTGGTGATCCGGCTGAGGCGCAGCAGTTCATGCAGGATGATGACATCCACCCCAATCCTGAAGGCGTAAGGCTGAACGTCGCCGCCCTTGGTCCGCTTGCTCTGGAGTTGGTAGAGCGCGCAAAAGACTGA
- a CDS encoding ABC transporter ATP-binding protein, translated as MTDHTRPVLHLSDASLTLNGNTGPVRILQGISLDVQKGETLGMIGASGSGKSSLLMLMGGLEQATGGTIRALGQDLTAMNEDALARFRRAHMGVVFQNFHLIPAMTALENVATPLELSGESDAFDRAQAELDAVGLGHRSGHYPAQLSGGEQQRVALARALAPRPEILLADEPTGNLDEANGAAVMDLLFGLRDRYGATLVMVTHAPELAARCDRVVRLRDGRLMENSAAQEAAE; from the coding sequence ATGACAGATCACACCCGCCCCGTTCTCCACCTATCAGATGCGTCTTTGACCCTGAATGGCAATACCGGCCCGGTCCGTATCCTTCAGGGCATATCACTGGATGTGCAAAAAGGTGAGACTCTTGGAATGATCGGGGCGTCTGGGTCCGGCAAGTCGTCGCTGTTGATGCTCATGGGCGGTTTGGAGCAAGCCACGGGCGGCACCATCCGCGCCCTCGGTCAGGATCTCACCGCGATGAATGAGGACGCGCTCGCCCGTTTCCGCCGCGCCCATATGGGGGTGGTGTTCCAGAACTTTCACCTGATCCCGGCCATGACCGCCCTCGAAAACGTGGCAACCCCGCTTGAACTGTCCGGCGAGAGCGATGCCTTTGATCGCGCGCAGGCAGAGCTTGATGCGGTTGGGCTTGGGCACCGCTCGGGTCACTATCCCGCGCAGCTCTCGGGCGGTGAGCAGCAGCGCGTCGCTCTTGCCCGCGCCCTTGCCCCCCGCCCCGAAATCCTGCTAGCCGATGAGCCGACCGGCAATCTGGACGAGGCCAACGGCGCAGCGGTTATGGACCTGCTGTTTGGCCTGCGCGACCGCTATGGCGCAACGCTGGTGATGGTCACCCACGCGCCGGAACTGGCTGCGCGCTGTGACCGGGTTGTGCGCCTGCGCGATGGCCGCCTGATGGAAAACAGCGCCGCACAAGAGGCTGCCGAATGA